In Sphingobacterium sp. R2, the genomic stretch GTTCCAATTCCATGGCAGCTTCTTCAACAACACGCAAAGTGGATCCATAGGATACTACCGTGATGTCATGCCCCTCTCTTATACATTCCGCATAGCCAATTGGCACTGTAAATTCACCTACATTCTCAGGCAAGCGTTCTTTAAGACGATACCCATTCAGGCATTCAATAACAATAGCTGGCTCATCTGAGCGGAACAAGGTGTTATACATACCAGCTGCCTGGGTCATATTACGCGGCACGCATACATGTAACCCTCTCAGGGCGCCTAAAATTACCGACATCGGTGATCCGGAGTGCCATATACCTTCTAATCGATGGCCGCGTGTACGAATAATTACTGGTGCTTTTTGCCCAGCAAAGGTACGGTAACTTAAAGTTGCCAAATCGTCACTTGCTACTGTAATGCCGTAAATTAGGTAATCTAAATATTGGATTTCCGCTATCGGACGAAACCCGCGGATTGCCAAACCAAGCCCTTTCCCTATAATCGAATTCTCCCGAATACCAGTATCAAATACACGATGTACGCCAAGTTTTTCCTGTAATCCTGCAAAACCTTGATTTACATCTCCAATTTTACCCACATCCTCTCCGAAAGCCAACAGCCTTTCGTCCCGTCTAAAGTTCTCCTCAAAGCACAAATTGAGGACTTCACGGCCGTCGACAACTTTAGCCTCTTCACTGTACAAAGCAGGAACAATCTTTACATGGGCAGGAGAATCGACACCAGCTGTAAACAACTTAGAGTTATAACGTTTCTTATTAACCTTCTGCTTTTCTTTGTACCAACTTAATAATTGCTGACGTTGCTCACTATGCTGTCCTTTCAGTTCATGCAGCACCTTGCGGACCTGACCGTACACCTCTTTTAAAGAAGGTTCAACCATCGATTGCAATTTTTTGGAAGCAAAATCGGCGCGTTCGTTTGGAATACCCTGAAGTAAATCTATGGCTTCCTTTGCCTCCAGGCTCAACGTTTTGATATAATCAGTCCAGGCTCGCTTCTGTTCTTGACGAACATGATCTTTAGCCTGTTGATCCAGTTGTTCAAGCTCTTCTAAAGTGGCGATTCCCGAACTTATTATCCAGTCTTTCATTTTTGCAATGCAATCGAAGTCAGTCTCCCATTGTAATCTTTCCTTAGATTTATAACGCTCATGTGAACCTGAAGAAGAATGCCCTTGGGGCTGTGTCAGCTCGGTCACGTGGATCAAACAAGGAATATGTTTCTCGCGAGCAATATGGGCAGCCTTTTCATAAGTTTCACATAATCCCGCATAATCCCATCCTCTCACTTTGAATATTTCAATCCCATTGGTCAATTCTTCCTTCTGAAATCCTTGAAGCACTTCTGAAATATCTCCTTTTGTTGTTTGAATTTCGTTAGGTACAGATATACCATATCCGTCATCCCAAATGGAAATCACGGTCGGAATCTGGTGAACCCCTACTGCGTTAATGACTTCGAAAAATACACCTTCAGAAGTAGCAGCATTGCCGATCGAGCAAAATGCAACTTCGTTTCCTTTATTTGAAAAATAAGACAGGTAATCCAAATTTCTATTCTGCTTATACAATTTGGAAGCCAAGCCCAGCCCTAGCAGCCTTGCCATTTGCCCTCCTGTTGTCGAAATATCTGAAAACGAGTTTTTTTGAGTCATTTGGTTCAACCAGTTTCCCTGATCATCCACAACACGTGTCGAAAAATGGCAATTCATTTGTCTTCCTGCAGAAGAAGGATCTGCCTCTACATCGGGGTGGGCATACAGTTGAGAGAAAAAATGGTATACATCACTGATGCCTGAAGCAAATATAAATGTTTGGTCACGGTAATATCCCGATCGCCAATCTCCATTTCTGAAAACTTTAGCCATCGCGATTTGTGCCAATTCTTTTCCATCGCCAAAAATACCAAACTTAGCCTTACCTGTAAGCACTTCTTTACGTCCCAATAAACTTACGTAACGACTTTCCAAGGCAGTTCGATAATCATTCACAATAATCTTTTTGAACTCATCAAAGCTCAAAGTGGAAATAGATTCATTGTTTTGGTCAAATGTAGTATCAAACATATTCTTTTTTGTTTCAACAAATTTAACAAAAATATTATTCTATATAATTGGTGTTTGTCAAATAAATTGACAATCGACAGTCCTTATTTGAAATAGAATATTCTAATTTATCAAATTAGTACTTTTTGATAAAAATTCCTAATTTACATAGATTTTTTAATACCTATAACGACGTAAAATCAGCTTTGTCCTTTTTAATTTCTATTTTTGGATTTTATATTCATTATTTTGAATTTTTCAACACTAAAACTCGATAAATTCCTTAGCGCTAATCTTGAAAAACGAAAGCTTTTTTCGCTTACACCTGTTCAAGAAAGAGCTATACCAGCCATTTTAGAGGGCAGGGATTGTTTAGCGATTGCACCGACCGGAACGGGGAAAACTGAGGCTTACGCGATCCCAATTATTCAACGTTTACAAACTAAAGTTACCGCTGCCCGTCCATCTGTACTTGTACTGCTCCCAACACGGGAACTTTGTATTCAAACCCAACAGCGCATAACGAATTTTATCGAAGGTATGGATTTGATCATCGCCAGCTTTTATGGCGGTGGAACTTATGAAAGTCAATTGGACGTTTATCCTCAAGCGCATATGATCCTTGCGACTCCGGGTCGTTTGCTGGACTTTCTGGATCAGGGAATTATTGATTTAGAGAGGATAGATACCTTGGTGATCGATGAATTCGATCAATTGCTTGATCTCGGTTTTGCGGCGGATATCAACAAAATCATCAATAAATTGCCTGCTGAAAGACAATCTATTTTTAGTTCAGCCACAAAAACCGCCGAAATCGAAAAAATTGTTCGAAAAAAGTTAAACAACCCGGTCGAGATCATTATTGATACAGCCTTAAAAAAAGGTCAAATAGAGGAATCTGTATTTTATGTCGACAAGAATGATAAAAAGAGTTTATTGAGCCATCTGCTTGAAAACAGGATTTCACGACAGGTCATCGTTTTCACGCGAACGGTGCAAGGAGTCGAACGGATTGAAACTGCTTTAAACCGAAATGGTGTTTCTTGTTTGGCTTTGTATGGTGATAAGTCGCAGCAAAAACGAGAAGAGATCATTGCTCAGTTTAGACGAAAAGATATACGTGTTTTAATTGCAACAGACCTCTTGGCACGCGGAGTAGATTTTCCTGATCTGGAAGCGATCATCAATTACGAAGTTCCAGATTCGCCAGAGCTATATACCCATCGGATTGGCCGGACTGGTCGTTCTGACGCTGACGGAAAAGCATTCACGTTTTGCGACGCTGAAGACAACGAAAAATGGATCAAATTGCAACTATCCTTAAAACGGCACATTAGAATTGACGATCAGCACCCTTACTTGCTAAGCTGGGAGAAAATGCTTTCTAGTAGTCAAACCAATCCGCGGAAAGGTTCTTCAAAATCGAGAAAACGTCGTTAATTAATAAATATTCTTTTACTTTTACTTGAAAATCATAAAATCACAATTCGAGATGAATACAATACATTTATTTGATGATAGTAACAACGGAGATGATAACCGTCTAGGAGACCTGGAAAAAACTATCATCGTGAATAGTCTGATGGAGATTCCTTTTGAAGATCGGGATGAGGAATGGCGGGATACATTTTTAAAAAATATTGCTGAATGTACATTAAAATTAGCCGAGACAGAAGTGGTTGTTGGTCCGGACGGATTTCCTTATTTCCAACTCGAAAGCGCTCCAAAAGATCAGAACTTTCAAGCGTTCGTCATCAAAAATCGACTAAAAGATTTTGTGTTACCAAGGGGTTTTGGTATTGCAATTAATACACAGCATGAAAATCCAGATTGGGTGTTCACCTATGGCGATTTGGTCAACTTCTTTCTGAATGAAGAATTTTACACGGATGAGAGCATTTTTTCAAAGAAAAACACACCAACAATTATTGGCAAAGATGAGGAAATATTAGTTGGGCAGCCAGCTGAAACTATTCTTCCACAAACAGTACGTACACAAATACGTGAATTTTTGGATTACCATGGTGTAAAGAATGCTAAAATTATGCTGCTGGCACGTAATTATAAAGATGAGGAAAATGCTACACAAGATTTAGCATTCAATATCGTTGCCAACCAATTTAGCACAGAAAAAGAGTTTACGAACATTATGGAAGCGATAGGCTGGTTCCTTCCTAGACATTATTCGTATATCGGATTGGACGAACTTGCTATTGACAACGGCTTTATGCCACTATAAATAAAAAAACTAAATATATACAAACATAATTAACTCATGTTTCCATTTAACGTAAGAGTGTACGGTATATTGATCAATGAAAAACAAGAGGTGTTGATCAGTGATGAAAGGACGGAAAATGTTTCATTTACCAAATTCCCCGGCGGGGGCTTAGAATATGGAGAAGGTTTATTGGACGCTTTGATCCGGGAGTATCAGGAAGAGTGTAATTTTGAAGTTGCTGTCGTTAAGCACATTTATACTACTGACTTTTATGAGAAATCAAGCTTCAATGATAGTCAGATAATATCCATTTACTATCAGGTTAAGAATACTTCACCAATTCAAATCAGAACTACGAACACCGCTTTCGATTTTGATCCGGATCAAAAACCCGAAGACAATAAACTTCAATCGTTTCGATGGGTGCCAATTGAATCGGTTCTCATTGAAGATCTAACCTTCAAAACAGATCAAATCGCGTGGAAGGAATTCTTGAAAAGGATTAGATAATAATAATTTTTCAATTTTCATGATTTTTATTTGTATTTAAAAAATAAAGATATATCTTTACGTAAACCAATGGAAATGCTTGTTTTTTTTAAAGTATTGACCTCAATAATTACATTTTATTATTTATTTGACATCTCACATGTGATTGGGAATAATGTTGGAAGAGCGTGGGATAAGACAGAAATTGGTTTATTGAATATGTAAATTCCTAGTCCTATAGGGTTTTTAATAGTTAGTGTGATTTTATGGCGATACTCCCCGTATCGCCTTATTTATTAAAGCCCTATTTATACAACCCGCTATTTAAAGGCTACATACGAGGCGAAACATAAATTCTTGTGCAAAACATCCACATTGTTAAAACCAACATCGGTCAATAAATTGAGCTGGTAAACCAGGGATCTCGGCGTATCCTCATGTTTAATATAGTCAAAAACATGATCACGATACTCCTCATCCTTCAATTTAGTTAAATATTCACCATATTTCTCCTTATAAATTAGCTCTTGGAGATAAACGTTATTCTGTTCTATCAAATCAAAAATCCATACACTTCCACCCGATTTTAGCAGACGGAATAACTTTTTAAAAGTGATTAACCAATCCTCGTCATCCCGTAAGTGATGTAAAACCGAAGTAGCAATAATGACATCGAATTTTTCCTCTTCCAAGGAAACTTCCCTAAAGTCTCCCTTTATCAACTGTATTTCTCCTTTTGTCAGCGCACTTACACGCTCTTGTGCTCTATTTAACATGGGTTGACTTAAGTCTACAAGACTAAAATTTGGATTAGATTTCAGTTTTTGTAATAACTTAACATCGTAATTTCCTGCTCCACATCCAATATCCAATATGTTTTTTGCATTTGGATAAACACTTGCAATGGCATCTGTAATCAGCTCCATGTTCCAAACCGCATCAACTGTGGTCGCTTGGCCTGTTTCTAAATTTGAAAAACGTTCTACATCATTGTCAAACCGTGCTTCAATTTCCTGTAAAGTTGCTTTATTCATCTCTAAATTATTGTTTTTTTAATTCGGACTAGCCTCATAGAGCATGACCATATGCAGAATGATTATATTGTGGCCCACCCATTATTTTTTAACAATTTAAAGGTAAGACTAACTGAAATTCATTAAAAATATTTATTTTGTCAAGAATTCATACCAAAAAAGTATCGATGGAAATACGACATCTTATTTATTTCAAAACAGTAGCCGAAGAACTTCATTTTGGCCGAGCAGCAGAACGTCTATTTATGTCCCAACCGCCGTTAAGCCGGCAGATTAAAGACCTTGAAGACGAGTTGGGGGTCATCCTTTTTTTCAGAACCAACAAACGCGTCGAACTAACAGAAGCCGGTAAATACTTTTTGGAGGAGGTTGTGGAAATTCTTCAGAATATAGAGCACAGCAAAACAATCACGAAGCAGATCCACAACAATATTTCTGGAGAATTCAAGTTGGGGTATATTAGTTCAACGCCCAAGAAAATGCTCGCCACAGTATTGAAACACATTCAACAGAAATTTCCATACTTAAGAGTGAGTCTTTTTGAAACGTCGACACACAAACAGAAATTGGCGCTAGAAAATGGTAAACTGGATCTAGGTATAATGCGTTCCCCGATTTATTCGAGTGAATTATTGACCACTCCTCTCTTCGAAGATCCAATGGTAATTGTAGGCCCGACACAGATAGTGTTTAGTGATATTAACTTCTTTAATGAAAGTTTTATCTCTTTCAATCAAAAATATGCGTCCGAATACCATCGCCATGTTATTAATACGTGTAATCGCATGGGGTTCGAACCTAAGATTGTACATCAGAGCAACTCGATATCTTCTATTCTCGAATTAGTTTCACAAGGTCTGGGATTAGCAGTAGTCCCCGCTTCCAGTATCAAACAGTATCCACATTTGAAACTAAAAACTATGAAAATTGAAGACATAGATAGCAAAACAGAAATCATCCTGGTATCCAATAGAAAAAGTAAAAACAGCGCATTAGGCGAATTTATGGATTGTATCCAAAAAGAATACCGTAAATTTAACGCCTCCTAAAGAATTGTTGGATTGATTATTTACATCCCTATCTCTGCTGAATGATCAGTTGCATTAATCGCCCCTTTATTTATCTGAGCTACCTATGGATAAGGTTTACTTCGTATTGAATCAATAATTATTGCTTTTCATTAGAAAAGATTTCCTTACATGCATACGATTACTAAAATCTCAACAAATCAATTGATGAGAAGCCATCTTCTCTTACTCCTTTTCTTAATTACTCAATTGCTTCCGACATTTTTATCTGCGCAGTTCACATCAGTCGAAATAGATCTTACAGAAGTGATGCATCGGTATAAAGCAATTGGTCTCCGCGTCGTCGTTGTCAAAAACATTAAGATTGAGTATCACAAATTATGGATATAAAAATTTTGGAACAGATACTCCGCTTTTAAAAATGACATCTTTAGAATAGCTTCTATTTCAACGTCTTTCACCCAAAGTGGGAATATGGTCTTACAGTCATCAAAAATCGTTGCAATATTCCGAATTGTAAAGAAATTCAACCCCTTAGGAAAAGGTTGTATAAATGTGCTTAATGCCTGTATAAAAGGAAAATAAACATATCAATTAAAATGAGCGAATAAAAAGAGCTGCAAAATGCAGCTCTTTTTATTCGCTCATTTTATCACTTTTAGTTTTTAACCCAATTTACAATTGCTGGATCGAGTGGATTGGTGGCTGAACGGAAACGGTGTGCAAGCTTACCGTGCTCATCGATCAGGAATTTTTCAAAATTCCACTTAATTTCCCCCTTAAAATCGGGATTATCCTGTGCGATTAGATACTTAAATAATGGAGCCATTTGATCACCCTTAACATCCACTTTCTCTGCCATTAGAAAATCAACACCATAATTTTGTTCACAAAACTCTTGAATCTGCGCATTTGAACCTGGCTCTTGTTGTCCGAAATTATTTGCTGGGAACCCTATAATGACCAGCTTATCTCCAAAAGTTTTGTGCAATTCTTGGAGGTCTTTGTACTGTTTTGTAAAACCACATTTAGATGCGGTATTCACAATCAATATTTTTTTACCTTTGAAATCAGACATTTTGACTTCTTTACCGTCAAGCGATGTAAACTTAAAATCATAAAAATTGGGATTGCCAAATAACATTGACATATACACCATAATAGTAGCGATAATCATATTTAATTATTTTAAAGACTTAACAATGAATTACTCTCTCTTTCCAATACGGCGTCGAACAGCTCGTTAATAGGCGATTTTAAAATGGTGCCTACCTTGATCTGATGTGTATCACAGACTTCCCGTAAAATTAGATCAAAACTATATGCAATAGAACCCACAAAGTGACAGTCATATTTATTATAATCTGGATAGGTCAAAATTGATGCCTGAACAAATTCTTCAAATCCGCTCTTAACTAAATCAATAATAAAGGGATGCGTAATATTATCTGACATGAAGGGTGCAAAAGATGCTAGGAATGCATTTGGGCGCTCCTTTTGATACACATTTTTGATGACAATCTCTTTATTGATTCTATACTTGTTCGCAAATTTCTCATTCAGATCCCTGGGCATACGTCCATATAGAAAAAGTCTGACTAAATTTTTCCCGAAGTAAGCTCCAGAACCTTCATCACCTAATACATAGCCATTTCCATTGTGTGAAGGCATCAACTCTTCTCCATCAAAGAAACTGAGATCCGACCCTGTTCCTAAGGTTGCTACATAACCTTTTTTATTGCCGCATGTCGCTAAAGCACTTCCAAAAAGATCATTTTCAACAGAAATATAGGCATTTTCAAATAAGGGGGTCAATGCATTCGATACCATTTCCCTACGATCAGGGGTGATGCATCCCGCACCAAAGAAATACAATTCTGTAACTTCATCAGCATATGGAATAATTTCGGGTATTTCCTTGATAACACGTGTAATTTCCTTTTCATTGACAAAAAAAGGATTAAGTCCATTTGTGCTGAATGAGATAGGCGCACTATCTGGCAATTCCAACTTCCAATCCGACTTTGAAGAGCCGCTATCAACAACTAAGATCATACAAATTCTTGATTATTTTCCCCAATAAACTATTGTATCAAACTTAGCAAAAATTCTGATAAAAAACAGATTTTTTGCGTCTTTCAACAAACCTCATAAATAGGATTTCAGTCAAAAGCACCACGAATAATTGTTCAATTCATACAATATCTTTAACTGAAAAATAGTATATTGGAGAGAATTTCAATATCTCCCTATAGCGTACTATTTTATGCCTATTGCAGTTATTAAAGAACCATTAATATATTTTTTTGTTTGATTAATCATACGATACTTTCTAGCTTTGTGAGCTCATACTAAATTTATTTTTCATGGATAGTGACCATTTAAACATACCCGAAATACATTTTGAAGTAACATTTTCAGAAGTGCAAGCTCATTATATTGAGGTGAAAATGAGCATAACAAATCTCAGCCAGCCTTATGTCGACCTAAAAATGCCGGTATGGTCTCCTGGATCTTATTTAATTCGCGAATACGCTAAAAATGTAGAACGATTCCGATCACTTGACAAAACGGGAAATACAATCAACTATCAAAAAATTTCTAAAAATACCTGGCGAATACCCACAGAATCGTTGGATCAAATTGAAGTAGTCTATGCCGTCTATGGGTTTGAAGCTTCAGTACGTACTAATTTTTTTGATAGCGACCATGCTTTTATTGTACCGCCAGCGACATTCTTCTATATTGATAACCGGATCGACCATCCGACTACAGTCCGCATAAATTTAAAAGATACTTGGACGAGCATATCAACGGGGCTTGAACAAATTGAGGAGCATAAATTTTATGCGCCAAATTTTGATATCTTATACGATAGTCCCATCGAAGTTGGTAATCAGGATATCTGGAAATTTCAGGCTGCGGGTGTCGAACATGAATGTGCCATGGTTGGAGGGGGAAGTTATGATAAAGCAAAATTGACAAAAGACATCACTCGTATTGTTGAAGAAGAAACCCGTATTTGGGGTTCTAACCCGAATAAGCGTTATGTGATTATTACACATAATTATCAGTCTGGAGGTGGCGGGTTAGAACATCTCAATTCCACGGTTTTGGGGGCGTCAAGAAATGCCTATCTTAACGAGACCAGTTACAAAAATTACCTGAGCCTCGTGGCGCATGAGTATTTTCATCTTTGGAATGTAAAACGCTTACGTCCAAAAGCTTTAGGCCCGTTTAATTACGATGCCGAAAACTATACGACGGGACTATGGATTATGGAAGGATTCACTTCGTATTATGATAACCTAATTATTAAACGATGTGGATTCTATAGCGAAAAAGAATACCTCTCTTTGTTAGCTAACGACTTTAATACTATATTGAATCGTCCCGGGCATGCTATACAGTCTGCAGCTGCTTCAAGTTTCGATACTTGGATTAAATATTATAGACCGGATGAAAATTCAATAAATTCAGGTATATCTTACTATAATAAAGGTGCGATGCTGACGGCATTGCTGGATATTAAAATTATTGCAGCTACGGAAGGTAAACTAAAATTGGATGATGTTATTCGCGAAGCTTATGAAGAGTTTTTCCTAAAACTTGATCGAGGATTTGAAGAAAATGAATTTAAAAGTCTTGCTGAACGCATCGCGGGCACTTCCTTAGATGATATTTTCGACGCGGCGCATCAGGATGGCGAACTGGACTATAACGATTATTTCAATCTAGTTGGTTATGAAATTATTGACACAAATCTCAATAACAACGCCTTAACATTAGGGATTACCACAAATAAAGTAGAGGGCTTAATCTTAGTAACAACCGTGGAAAAAGATTCTGGCGCATACGAGGCTGGATTGAATGTCAGAGATGAACTCATTGCAATCAACAACATCAGACTCGATGTTAAAGACAAAGAAATTGATTTCATTGTTCAGCACGCCAAAGAGGGGGAACTATTAAACTTTTTGGTGGCACGGGATGGATTGGTGCGTGAGATACCGGTTCAAATCAGAAAGAATACTAAAAAGATTTATGAGATTCGTCCGCTCAAGGAGCAAACCTTCCTACAGGAATTATTGGGTAAAATCTGGATGGCTTAAAACTGACATATTTCTGTGAAAAAATAATAGCGGAGTTTTCCGCTATTTTTTTTTACATTAAAATTTATACCTTACTGAAAAACCGACCGGGTCAAACAATTTGATACTCGATTCATTTAGAAAATCAAAGTAAGGTTTTACATCCAATGAGATCTGAAACGGTGACTGTGGAACGTTAAATTCAATTCCAACAATACCATCAATACTCAGGTTGAGCTGTGAATCAAATGACTGACGTTTACCATCGAAAATTTTATCTTTCTCTTTAAAAGAACCGACGCTACCGCCAAAACCATAATACCAATTGAATCCGGCAGCCAGCGGTTTATATATTTCATATAAACCTACGACACGAAAACGGCGGAAGTCAGAATTGCTCTGAATACTCATGATACCTTCCAATGCATGATCCGAATTAAGCGTATGACGATAAGTAATTCCCTGAGCAGACCCAAATCGGCCGCCAATAGCGCCTCTATTATCCAATTGAGCGACCGCTCTATTGGATATTGCACCAAACATCAACATCCCACTAACGGCTAAAAATAATTTTTTCATAAAAATCGTACGCTTTTTTGCTTTACTTTTTTTTCAAACATAGAAAAAATGCTTTTTATATGCAATATAATTGCATATCCAGAGGACTATTTATCAGACCTCCTCTTAGAAAGACATTTTAAGTAAAATAAATATTACATCATAGCTATAACGACATAATGTTTGAATTGTTATGAGATTAATCCCAAATTCTCCAACTTTATTTCTGATATTTTTTTTATATTTAAGACAATACAGCATGTAGTAATAACCAATAAACTCAAGTGATATGGGCAGAATTTTTGACTTTATAACTTTATATAAAGAAAATTACGCAAAGGATATTATGGTAGCGGGTCGCGATGGAAATGGCCAATGGAAAACGTATTCTACCAAAGAATACACAGATGCTATAGACTCCTTAAGCAGGGCGCTACTGAAGCTCGGGCTCAAGAAAGGTGAGCGGGTAGGAATTATGTCCGGCAACAGACCTGAATGGAATTTAGTTGATTTTGCCTGCAACCAAATAGGCCTTGCAACCGTACCCCTGTATCCTACCCTATCTGCGCAGGACCTATCATTTATTATAAATGATTCGGATGTAAATGTCCTATTTGTTAGCAACAAGGAGTTAATAGACCGTATCGAACAAGCGATCAACGAGCATGGAATTCACCCAAAATTGTATACTTTTGATACTATCGAAAATTATACGCCTCTAAGAGCATTCATCGAAACTACCAAAGATGACATCACCGATTTAACCCCATTTCGCGATGCTGTAACGGAAGATGATCTGTTAACATTAATCTATACTTCAGGAACCACTGGGCGTCCCAAGGGAGTGTATCTCTCACACAAAAATGTGTACAGTAATGTCTTGGCTTGCAACCACCTGATTCAGCCCGACTTCAAAACGGCATTGAGCTTCCTGCCTTTATGCCATATTTTTGAACGGATGGTAGTCTACATGTATTATTCCAAAGGGATTCAGATTTATTTTTCGGAAAACCTAGACAATGTTGTTGCAGACATCAACGATGTTAAACCAGATGTATTCACCACGGTACCCCGTGTACTGGAAAAAGTATATGATAAGATCATTGAAAAAGGGAAAGCGCTAACGGGGGTAAAAAAGAAAATTTTCTTCTGGGCTGTTAATTTAGGTTTGAAATTTCAAGAACCTGAACATAATGGGGCGCTCTATAATCTTAAACTTGCGATTGCTAGAAAATTGATATTCTCAAAATGGCAAGAAGCGCTTGGAGGAAATATTAAGATTATCGTGTCCGGCGGCGCTGCCCTTCAAGAACGGTTAGCGCGTGTATTTTGGGCGGCTGGACTTAAAGTACTTGAAGGATATGGGCTGACTGAAACTTCTCCCGTAATCGCTGTCAATTCTTACTTACCAAATGGATTGAAATTTGGAACTGTGGGTAAACCTCTGAAAAATTTAGAGGTAAAGATCGCTGTAGACGGAGAAATCCTAGTGAAAGGCCCGAGTATTACCATAGGCTATTACAAAAATGATGATGCTACCAAAGAAGCTTTTGATGATCAAGGATTTTTCAAAACAGGTGATATCGGAGAAATCACAGCCGATGGTTTTCTTAAAATCACCGACCGCAAGAAGGAGATGTTCAAAACTGCCGGAGGCAAATATATCGCTCCACAATCCATTGAAAATAAGCTCATGGAATCCACTTTAATCGGACAAGTGATGGTTTTTGGCGAAAACAGAAAATTTCCTGGAGCTTTAATCGTTCCGGCATTTGATGTGTTGTCCAAATGGGCAAGCCAAAAAGGGATTAACCTATCATCAAATGAAGAACTAATTAAAAACTCAGAGGTAATCCAAAAATATCAGGATGAAATTAACCGGTTATCCACTAATTTTGGACATTGGGAAATTGTTAAGAAATTCATTATACTTCCAAAGGAATGGACAATTAATGACGGTCAATTAACACCAAAATTGAGTTTAAAGCGAAAGATTATTTTAAAAGAGAACGAAACTGCAATCGACAAATTGTATCAGGAACAGAACCAAGAATAACAATTTGCACGATTATTGGGATTGATCACCGTATTATGAAGCACGTTACACTGAGAGATTTATTTACACTCGTTTATTGGAAAGACATTTGGCATGTTTTAGTGGATGCATTTAATGGGTTTAATGATGACAAATGCATGAAGAAGAGTGCTTCACTTGCTTATTACACTGTTTTCTCCATCGGACCACTTCTTATGATCGTGATCTGGTGTATAGGATTCTTTTATGGTGAACATCTTCAAAGCGGATCTTCGGCCCAAGATCAGGTGTTGGAAGAGATCATGGTACTTTTCGGCCAGGATGTTACTACCCAGATCCAGTCTTATCTCCAGAAGATCACATTCGAAAATAAA encodes the following:
- a CDS encoding glutathione peroxidase, coding for MIIATIMVYMSMLFGNPNFYDFKFTSLDGKEVKMSDFKGKKILIVNTASKCGFTKQYKDLQELHKTFGDKLVIIGFPANNFGQQEPGSNAQIQEFCEQNYGVDFLMAEKVDVKGDQMAPLFKYLIAQDNPDFKGEIKWNFEKFLIDEHGKLAHRFRSATNPLDPAIVNWVKN
- a CDS encoding N-acetylglucosamine kinase produces the protein MILVVDSGSSKSDWKLELPDSAPISFSTNGLNPFFVNEKEITRVIKEIPEIIPYADEVTELYFFGAGCITPDRREMVSNALTPLFENAYISVENDLFGSALATCGNKKGYVATLGTGSDLSFFDGEELMPSHNGNGYVLGDEGSGAYFGKNLVRLFLYGRMPRDLNEKFANKYRINKEIVIKNVYQKERPNAFLASFAPFMSDNITHPFIIDLVKSGFEEFVQASILTYPDYNKYDCHFVGSIAYSFDLILREVCDTHQIKVGTILKSPINELFDAVLERESNSLLSL
- a CDS encoding M61 family metallopeptidase gives rise to the protein MDSDHLNIPEIHFEVTFSEVQAHYIEVKMSITNLSQPYVDLKMPVWSPGSYLIREYAKNVERFRSLDKTGNTINYQKISKNTWRIPTESLDQIEVVYAVYGFEASVRTNFFDSDHAFIVPPATFFYIDNRIDHPTTVRINLKDTWTSISTGLEQIEEHKFYAPNFDILYDSPIEVGNQDIWKFQAAGVEHECAMVGGGSYDKAKLTKDITRIVEEETRIWGSNPNKRYVIITHNYQSGGGGLEHLNSTVLGASRNAYLNETSYKNYLSLVAHEYFHLWNVKRLRPKALGPFNYDAENYTTGLWIMEGFTSYYDNLIIKRCGFYSEKEYLSLLANDFNTILNRPGHAIQSAAASSFDTWIKYYRPDENSINSGISYYNKGAMLTALLDIKIIAATEGKLKLDDVIREAYEEFFLKLDRGFEENEFKSLAERIAGTSLDDIFDAAHQDGELDYNDYFNLVGYEIIDTNLNNNALTLGITTNKVEGLILVTTVEKDSGAYEAGLNVRDELIAINNIRLDVKDKEIDFIVQHAKEGELLNFLVARDGLVREIPVQIRKNTKKIYEIRPLKEQTFLQELLGKIWMA
- a CDS encoding long-chain fatty acid--CoA ligase encodes the protein MGRIFDFITLYKENYAKDIMVAGRDGNGQWKTYSTKEYTDAIDSLSRALLKLGLKKGERVGIMSGNRPEWNLVDFACNQIGLATVPLYPTLSAQDLSFIINDSDVNVLFVSNKELIDRIEQAINEHGIHPKLYTFDTIENYTPLRAFIETTKDDITDLTPFRDAVTEDDLLTLIYTSGTTGRPKGVYLSHKNVYSNVLACNHLIQPDFKTALSFLPLCHIFERMVVYMYYSKGIQIYFSENLDNVVADINDVKPDVFTTVPRVLEKVYDKIIEKGKALTGVKKKIFFWAVNLGLKFQEPEHNGALYNLKLAIARKLIFSKWQEALGGNIKIIVSGGAALQERLARVFWAAGLKVLEGYGLTETSPVIAVNSYLPNGLKFGTVGKPLKNLEVKIAVDGEILVKGPSITIGYYKNDDATKEAFDDQGFFKTGDIGEITADGFLKITDRKKEMFKTAGGKYIAPQSIENKLMESTLIGQVMVFGENRKFPGALIVPAFDVLSKWASQKGINLSSNEELIKNSEVIQKYQDEINRLSTNFGHWEIVKKFIILPKEWTINDGQLTPKLSLKRKIILKENETAIDKLYQEQNQE